In the uncultured Methanolobus sp. genome, one interval contains:
- a CDS encoding diaminopimelate decarboxylase, whose translation MFSKEVPFTKEEIEKLIENYPTPFHVYDEKAIIENSRKLKEAFSVVNGFKEYFAVKALPNPYIMKLLKSEGFGADCSSLPELLLSEKTGIVGENIMFSSNDTPAEEFVKAKELGAIINLDDLSHIEFLEESAGLPDIVCCRYNPGSLKEGNTIIGNPEEAKYGFTREQLFTGYRMMKDKGVKRFGLHTMVASNELDPTYFIETAKILFELIAELSKELDIKFEFVNLGGGIGIPYRPDQKQVPYNVIAKGVAKAYDETIRTNDLHPLKIFLECGRVITGPYGYLVSSVRHMKHIYKDYVGLDACMANLMRPALYGAYHHITVLGKEHEDHEMLCDVTGSLCENNDKFAIDRLLPEIEQGDILVIHDAGAHGHAMGFNYNGKLRSAEFLMRPDGSFMQIRRAETIDDYFATLDFDGLADFE comes from the coding sequence ATGTTTTCAAAGGAAGTTCCATTCACAAAGGAAGAGATAGAGAAACTAATCGAAAATTATCCCACGCCTTTTCATGTATATGACGAGAAGGCAATTATAGAAAATTCCAGAAAACTTAAGGAGGCTTTCAGTGTTGTCAACGGTTTTAAGGAATATTTTGCTGTAAAAGCACTTCCGAATCCATATATCATGAAGTTGCTTAAAAGCGAAGGATTCGGTGCTGACTGCAGCTCCCTTCCTGAACTTCTGCTTTCTGAAAAGACCGGAATTGTCGGCGAGAACATCATGTTCAGTTCCAATGATACACCTGCAGAAGAGTTTGTCAAAGCTAAGGAACTTGGAGCTATCATAAATCTGGATGACCTGAGCCACATTGAATTTCTGGAAGAATCTGCCGGATTGCCTGATATTGTCTGCTGCCGCTACAATCCGGGATCATTGAAGGAAGGAAACACTATTATAGGTAATCCCGAGGAAGCCAAGTACGGATTTACAAGAGAGCAGCTTTTCACAGGCTACCGCATGATGAAGGATAAGGGTGTAAAGAGGTTTGGTCTGCACACCATGGTTGCATCTAATGAGCTTGACCCGACTTATTTCATTGAGACTGCAAAGATTCTCTTTGAGCTTATAGCTGAGCTTTCAAAGGAACTTGACATTAAATTCGAGTTCGTGAACCTTGGCGGTGGAATCGGTATTCCTTACAGGCCGGACCAGAAACAGGTTCCATACAATGTCATCGCAAAGGGTGTTGCAAAGGCATACGATGAGACTATCAGGACAAATGACCTGCATCCACTGAAGATATTTCTGGAATGTGGCAGGGTTATCACCGGACCATATGGCTACCTTGTTTCAAGTGTTCGCCATATGAAACACATCTACAAGGACTACGTTGGTCTTGATGCATGCATGGCAAACCTCATGCGCCCGGCTCTTTACGGAGCTTACCACCACATTACAGTCCTTGGAAAAGAACATGAGGATCATGAGATGCTCTGTGATGTCACAGGTTCCCTCTGTGAGAACAATGACAAGTTTGCCATCGACAGGCTATTGCCTGAAATAGAACAGGGCGATATTCTTGTTATCCATGATGCAGGAGCACACGGGCATGCAATGGGCTTTAACTATAATGGGAAGCTCAGGTCAGCAGAATTCCTCATGAGACCGGATGGCAGTTTCATGCAGATAAGAAGAGCTGAAACAATAGATGATTATTTTGCAACCCTTGATTTTGATGGGCTTGCAGATTTTGAGTGA
- a CDS encoding Hsp20 family protein, whose product MNDKDHYSGDDKAPDRITSIDELIEHIMKMFSGSITEEDGNTVIRGFTIIGQPGKDPTIFGFGGQRDLDAPEYEDEDEEDKLYIFRREPFIDVFETDDNVVLLADLGVDEKYAEYNPYKSYVEISVMDNDTGYSRDIELPCDVDPTSMVSSYRNGVLELTFERAAGVE is encoded by the coding sequence ATGAACGACAAAGATCATTACTCCGGTGATGACAAAGCGCCTGACAGAATAACAAGTATCGATGAACTGATAGAGCACATCATGAAAATGTTCTCCGGCAGCATCACAGAAGAAGATGGAAATACTGTGATACGTGGTTTTACTATCATCGGTCAGCCAGGTAAAGATCCAACAATTTTCGGGTTCGGTGGCCAGAGAGATCTTGATGCTCCGGAATATGAAGACGAGGATGAAGAAGATAAACTCTATATCTTCAGGCGGGAACCTTTCATTGATGTCTTTGAAACTGATGACAATGTCGTTCTGCTGGCGGACCTCGGGGTTGATGAAAAGTATGCGGAGTACAACCCATACAAATCCTATGTTGAGATCAGTGTCATGGACAATGACACAGGCTACTCCAGGGACATCGAGCTCCCATGTGATGTAGATCCAACCAGCATGGTGTCAAGTTACAGGAACGGTGTGCTGGAACTCACATTTGAACGTGCTGCTGGTGTAGAATAA
- a CDS encoding IS1 family transposase (programmed frameshift), with protein sequence MNCPRCKSSDSTKNGIVGGRQRYRCSGCGYNYTVEKKSTAYPESVKKQALQLYLEGLGFRSIGRFLNVSHVTVQNWIKQFGSELEELKSQKEISVVELDEMHTYIGNKKYCWIWIAVDRDGKKFIDCSFGSRGTETGEKLWDKLKEKEIGEVMTDHWRAYAEFLPKEIHTQSKAETYTVEGYNSIFRHFLARLRRKSKCYTKSIEMLKYSIILLMKYRNNELSIFN encoded by the exons ATGAATTGCCCAAGATGTAAAAGTTCCGATTCCACAAAGAATGGCATAGTTGGTGGACGTCAGCGTTACAGGTGCTCCGGGTGTGGATATAATTATACTGTCGAAAAGAAATCAACAGCATACCCTGAGTCTGTGAAAAAACAAGCTTTACAATTATACCTTGAAGGACTAGGATTTCGTTCAATTGGACGTTTTCTAAATGTTAGCCATGTTACCGTGCAAAACTGGATCAAGCAATTTGGCAGTGAATTAGAGGAACTAAAAAGTCAAAAAGAGATCTCTGTCGTAGAATTAGATGAGATGCACACATACATCGGGAATAAAAAA TACTGCTGGATCTGGATTGCTGTTGATAGAGATGGGAAAAAATTCATCGACTGCTCTTTTGGTAGTAGGGGAACAGAAACAGGCGAAAAACTCTGGGATAAGTTAAAGGAAAAAGAGATTGGAGAAGTGATGACTGATCACTGGAGAGCATATGCAGAGTTCCTTCCGAAGGAGATTCATACTCAATCAAAAGCAGAAACTTATACTGTTGAAGGTTACAACAGTATATTCAGGCATTTTCTAGCAAGGTTAAGAAGGAAGTCAAAGTGCTATACCAAGAGCATTGAAATGCTAAAGTATTCGATCATTCTTTTAATGAAATACAGGAATAACGAGTTATCTATATTTAATTAA
- a CDS encoding LL-diaminopimelate aminotransferase has protein sequence MYSDRINSLPPYLFATIDESKAAIKAKGVDVIDLGVGDPDQPTPAHIVDSMCEAVKKPETHTYPSYTGMMSFREAAADWCKESRGLELDPASEVLTMIGSKEGVAHIPLAFINPGDVTLCPDPAYPVYKIGTQFAGGEPHIMPLLEENNFLPDFDAIPKDKLEKAKLMFLNYPNNPTSAIADEKFFEEVVQFAKDNDIVVIHDNAYSEMTYDNYKAPSFLSIDGAMDVGIELYSLSKTYNMTGWRLAFAVGNKDIISGVGKVKSNVDSGAFDAIQMAGITALSESQQCVADMNTIYEERRDALLKGLNEIGLDVKAPKATFYVWAPVPDGYDSMGFAKLLLEEAGIVATPGVGFGTYGEGYIRFALTRSVDRINEAVERMSKLNI, from the coding sequence ATGTATTCTGATAGGATTAACTCATTGCCCCCATACTTATTTGCGACAATAGACGAGTCCAAGGCAGCGATCAAGGCTAAGGGAGTAGACGTAATTGATCTTGGAGTTGGTGACCCTGACCAGCCAACACCTGCACATATTGTAGATTCAATGTGTGAAGCCGTAAAAAAACCGGAAACACATACATATCCGTCATATACCGGAATGATGAGCTTCAGGGAGGCAGCTGCTGACTGGTGCAAAGAGAGTAGAGGACTTGAACTTGACCCTGCCTCTGAAGTACTCACAATGATCGGCTCAAAGGAAGGAGTTGCACACATACCACTGGCATTTATCAACCCCGGAGATGTGACACTCTGTCCTGACCCTGCATATCCTGTATACAAAATAGGAACACAGTTTGCCGGTGGCGAGCCTCACATTATGCCTTTACTGGAAGAGAATAACTTCCTTCCGGACTTTGATGCTATACCAAAGGACAAGCTTGAAAAAGCAAAGCTGATGTTTTTGAACTATCCGAACAATCCTACATCAGCAATTGCTGATGAAAAGTTCTTTGAAGAGGTTGTACAGTTTGCAAAGGACAATGACATTGTTGTTATCCATGACAATGCATATTCCGAAATGACCTATGACAACTATAAAGCACCAAGCTTCCTTAGTATTGATGGTGCAATGGATGTAGGAATCGAGCTTTACTCACTTTCAAAGACCTACAACATGACTGGATGGAGACTTGCATTTGCTGTAGGGAACAAGGATATAATCTCAGGCGTAGGTAAGGTGAAGTCAAACGTTGATTCGGGAGCTTTCGATGCTATCCAGATGGCAGGTATTACTGCACTTTCCGAATCACAACAGTGTGTTGCTGACATGAACACCATTTATGAGGAAAGAAGAGACGCTCTCCTTAAAGGACTAAATGAAATTGGTCTTGATGTCAAAGCACCTAAAGCAACATTTTACGTATGGGCTCCTGTTCCTGATGGCTATGATTCTATGGGATTTGCAAAGCTGCTTCTTGAGGAAGCAGGTATTGTAGCAACGCCTGGTGTCGGCTTTGGAACTTACGGTGAAGGTTATATCAGATTTGCACTTACACGCTCCGTTGACAGGATCAATGAAGCTGTGGAAAGGATGAGCAAATTGAATATCTGA
- a CDS encoding PAS domain-containing sensor histidine kinase, whose protein sequence is MRTITCDEKLDTLKKRERELECIYNISDLFDLHVPLESLLKGIIHRLPAAFLYPEHAEACIILDGNEYHTEGYEKNRNSLSNDILVHGIKNGEIRVSYREELPFHDIGPFLNSEQRLLGMITSRLCKVIERKKVEAALLDSEKRYRLIFDASPLAIFVDRKGIITHCNRSFMNIFQITKADVIGSQVFDFVNDDSLTRLLAGLTSDLRPFYENEYSARISGKEKYLKSYYVPLRGRENTIEGGIGLIADITVNKNFEEELENQKELLTSTFNALQDLIVVVDRDMRIVTSNWKGDIIDPPDSDNLHPAVCETLGSTLMPCDPCPIRKVFSTGNMNEFEHTDPVDNRVRDFRIFPVYDTKGDVMMAVSHIRDITERKETEEALKTSTSELERAYEELKSLDKLKDEFLSNLRHELNTPLTSIKGFSELLYDGTLGELNENQMNAIERVVIKTRKLQNLIDSLLFVSTNQNGDVKYNFEQIDLVSVLNGIVNISSDSIKEKKLSIISDIAFDSCFVDGDRTYLPQVFHNLIDNAIKFTPQGGSVTIFASVEENNVHVVVGDTGIGIAEKDIPGLFTKFHQIDSSSTRNYGGNGLGLYISKVIVESHNGKIWIESENGTGTDVHISLPLKQDNQFSASSRSPSLSAERPVLR, encoded by the coding sequence GTGCGGACAATTACTTGTGATGAAAAACTGGACACATTGAAAAAAAGGGAGCGAGAGCTTGAATGCATCTATAACATCTCGGACCTTTTTGATCTGCATGTGCCTCTTGAATCTCTGCTAAAGGGTATTATACACAGATTGCCAGCAGCTTTCCTTTACCCGGAACATGCAGAAGCATGTATAATTCTGGACGGGAATGAGTATCATACCGAAGGTTATGAAAAAAACAGGAACAGCCTGTCAAACGATATCCTTGTTCACGGTATTAAAAACGGGGAGATACGCGTTTCTTACAGAGAAGAATTACCTTTTCATGACATTGGTCCTTTTCTTAACAGTGAACAAAGATTACTTGGCATGATAACTTCACGTCTCTGTAAGGTCATTGAAAGGAAAAAAGTGGAAGCAGCCCTTCTGGATTCCGAGAAAAGATACAGGCTTATATTCGACGCATCGCCTTTGGCTATTTTTGTTGACCGTAAAGGAATTATTACACACTGCAACAGAAGTTTTATGAATATTTTCCAGATCACAAAAGCAGATGTAATTGGTTCTCAGGTCTTTGATTTTGTGAATGATGATTCGCTTACAAGACTTCTTGCAGGTTTGACATCAGATCTTCGCCCATTCTATGAGAACGAATACTCTGCCAGAATTTCAGGTAAAGAAAAATATCTTAAATCATATTATGTGCCGTTGCGGGGACGGGAAAACACCATCGAAGGCGGTATAGGTCTTATAGCCGATATTACTGTCAATAAAAATTTCGAAGAGGAGCTGGAAAACCAGAAAGAACTTCTGACAAGTACTTTCAATGCCCTGCAGGATCTTATAGTTGTAGTTGATCGCGATATGAGAATAGTTACCAGTAACTGGAAGGGTGACATAATTGACCCTCCGGATTCAGACAATCTTCATCCGGCAGTATGTGAAACCCTTGGTTCTACTTTAATGCCATGTGACCCCTGTCCTATCAGGAAAGTATTTTCAACAGGAAATATGAATGAATTCGAACATACGGACCCTGTTGATAACCGGGTGAGGGATTTCAGGATATTTCCGGTCTATGATACTAAAGGTGATGTAATGATGGCTGTAAGCCATATACGTGACATCACAGAGCGTAAAGAAACTGAAGAAGCGTTAAAAACATCAACCTCTGAACTGGAACGTGCATATGAGGAACTGAAGTCACTTGATAAGCTCAAGGATGAGTTCCTTTCCAATCTGAGGCACGAGCTCAATACTCCTCTTACCTCGATAAAAGGATTCAGTGAATTGCTCTATGACGGTACTCTTGGTGAATTGAATGAAAACCAGATGAATGCCATTGAACGTGTGGTGATAAAGACACGCAAATTACAGAATCTTATTGACTCTCTTCTCTTTGTCAGTACCAATCAGAACGGCGATGTGAAATACAATTTCGAACAGATAGACCTTGTTTCGGTGTTAAACGGAATCGTAAATATTTCCAGTGACTCTATTAAAGAGAAAAAACTGTCAATAATTTCAGACATTGCTTTTGATTCCTGCTTTGTTGATGGTGACAGGACATACCTGCCGCAGGTTTTCCATAATTTGATCGACAATGCAATAAAGTTCACTCCACAGGGAGGCAGCGTAACTATTTTTGCATCAGTGGAAGAAAATAATGTTCATGTTGTTGTAGGTGATACGGGAATCGGTATTGCAGAAAAAGATATTCCTGGTCTTTTCACAAAGTTCCACCAGATCGACAGTTCATCAACCCGTAA